The Metabacillus sediminilitoris genome window below encodes:
- the glyQ gene encoding glycine--tRNA ligase subunit alpha has product MNIQEMILTLQKHWSDQGCILMQAYDTEKGAGTMSPYTFLRSIGPEPWNVAYVEPSRRPADGRYGENPNRLYQHHQFQVIMKPSPDNIQELYLDSLRALGINPLEHDIRFVEDNWENPSLGCAGLGWEVWLDGMEITQFTYFQQVGGLECKPVSAEITYGIERLASYIQDKENVFDLEWTDGFTVRDIFLMPEYEHSKYTFETSDTDMLFHLFSTYEKEANRQMDEGLVHPAYDYVLKCSHTFNLLDAKGAISVTERTGYIGRVRNLARKVAKTFYDEREKLGFPMLIKEGEAQDE; this is encoded by the coding sequence ATGAACATTCAAGAAATGATTTTAACGCTGCAAAAACATTGGTCAGACCAAGGCTGTATATTAATGCAAGCGTATGATACAGAAAAAGGTGCGGGTACGATGAGTCCGTATACATTTTTAAGAAGTATTGGACCTGAGCCTTGGAATGTAGCATATGTTGAACCTTCAAGAAGACCTGCAGATGGACGTTATGGAGAAAATCCAAACAGACTCTATCAGCATCACCAATTCCAAGTAATAATGAAGCCTTCTCCAGATAATATTCAAGAACTATATTTAGATTCTTTACGTGCCTTAGGTATTAATCCATTAGAGCATGATATTCGTTTTGTTGAAGATAACTGGGAAAATCCTTCACTTGGTTGTGCTGGTTTAGGTTGGGAAGTATGGCTTGATGGAATGGAAATTACACAATTCACCTATTTTCAACAAGTTGGCGGATTAGAATGTAAACCTGTCTCAGCTGAAATTACATATGGGATTGAGAGGCTAGCTTCATATATTCAAGATAAAGAAAATGTGTTTGATTTAGAATGGACAGATGGTTTTACTGTTCGTGATATTTTCTTAATGCCTGAATACGAGCATTCAAAATATACCTTTGAAACATCTGATACTGATATGCTGTTTCATCTATTTTCAACGTATGAAAAAGAAGCGAATCGTCAAATGGATGAAGGTCTTGTCCATCCAGCATATGACTATGTCTTAAAATGCTCTCATACGTTTAATTTACTTGATGCGAAAGGTGCTATTTCTGTTACAGAGCGAACAGGATATATTGGACGTGTTCGTAATTTAGCCAGAAAAGTAGCTAAAACATTTTATGATGAAAGAGAAAAACTTGGTTTTCCAATGTTAATTAAGGAAGGAGAGGCGCAAGATGAGTAA
- a CDS encoding YqzL family protein, with translation MLDFTWKVFSQTGSIDTYLLFKELEKENDDGPDSQDDELAEMDFPIF, from the coding sequence ATGTTGGATTTTACCTGGAAAGTGTTTTCGCAAACAGGTAGTATTGATACGTATCTTCTTTTTAAAGAATTAGAAAAGGAGAATGATGACGGACCCGATTCTCAAGATGATGAACTAGCTGAAATGGATTTTCCAATTTTTTGA
- the recO gene encoding DNA repair protein RecO, with the protein MLQKCEGIVIRSTDYGETNKIITIYTRELGKVGVMARGAKKPNSRLTSITQLFTYGIFLFQKSTGLGSLQQGETIYSLRSIREDIFLTAYASYIVELLDKSTENFEKNPFLFELLKQTLHYLDEDVDPDILLNIFEMKMLSVLGLHPQLDGCVVCGHKDGTFHFSIREGGFLCHRCFEQDPYRLPISQMTVKLLRLFYYFDLKRLGNISVKPETKKELKTVIEAYYQEYSGLTIKSKRFLDQLDNLKGKL; encoded by the coding sequence TTGCTTCAAAAATGTGAAGGCATTGTAATACGTTCAACGGATTACGGTGAAACAAACAAAATTATCACTATATATACTCGAGAACTCGGAAAAGTTGGGGTTATGGCAAGAGGCGCTAAAAAACCAAATAGTCGCCTTACGTCCATTACCCAACTTTTTACGTATGGAATATTTTTATTTCAGAAATCAACTGGATTAGGCAGTCTTCAGCAAGGTGAAACAATCTATTCATTAAGAAGTATTCGTGAGGATATCTTTCTAACTGCATACGCATCATACATAGTGGAATTACTAGATAAAAGCACAGAAAACTTTGAGAAAAATCCATTTTTATTTGAATTACTTAAGCAGACACTTCACTATTTAGACGAAGATGTTGATCCAGATATCTTACTTAATATTTTTGAAATGAAAATGCTAAGTGTTCTAGGGCTTCATCCACAACTTGATGGTTGTGTAGTATGTGGACATAAAGATGGGACATTTCACTTTTCAATTCGAGAAGGTGGATTTTTGTGTCATAGATGTTTTGAACAAGATCCTTACAGATTGCCTATTTCACAGATGACAGTTAAATTATTACGTTTATTTTATTATTTTGATTTAAAACGTTTAGGTAACATTTCAGTTAAGCCTGAAACGAAAAAGGAGCTTAAAACTGTCATCGAAGCTTATTATCAGGAGTATTCAGGACTTACGATAAAATCGAAACGATTTTTAGATCAATTGGATAATTTAAAAGGAAAGCTATAA